In the genome of Amia ocellicauda isolate fAmiCal2 chromosome 3, fAmiCal2.hap1, whole genome shotgun sequence, one region contains:
- the LOC136747330 gene encoding interleukin-1 receptor type 2, with the protein MQQQRGASAAAGPGTMRLVVTVALWGTLCLLLVESRTVRPPKIKAPKPGLIQATPGTSLTVSCTADPGFPDDFVVIYWLVNSTFIETAFPKGRVKEGEEKTYTINNEAFIQRNLTFSPTHNKDFKNIFTCVVNNAAGLAKVDIRLSKKSRKGKKSAGQSRKLKINDIMRRNMI; encoded by the exons ATGCAGCAGCAGAGAGGAGCCAGCGCCGCCGCAG GGCCCGGGACCATGAGACTGGTTGTGACAGTAGCCCTGTGGGGCACACTCTGCCTCCTCCTGGTGGAATCAAGAACAG TGCGGCCTCCCAAGATAAAAGCACCAAAGCCTGGTTTAATCCAAGCAACCCCAG GAACGAGTCTGACGGTTTCATGCACGGCTGATCCGGGTTTCCCTGATGACTTCGTGGTCATCTACTGGCTGGTCAACAGCACTTTCATCGAGACCGCGTTCCCCAAAGGCCGGGTCAAGGAGGGGGAAGAGAA GACATACACCATCAACAATGAAGCCTTCATCCAACGGAACCTGACTTTTTCACCAACACataataaggattttaaaaatatttttacttGTGTGGTCAATAACGCAGCTGGCCTTGCCAAGGTGGACATCAGACTGA GTAAGAAAAGCAGGAAAGGCAAGAAATCT GCAGGGCAATCCaggaaattgaaaataaatgacaTAATGAGAAGGAACATGATATAA